GGAGCCGAACCCATCGGGCGCGTCCTCAGCGTTCGCGACTGAGGCCTTTGCCGCCCGCGTTTTCGTCGGACGGTCGCGGCGGTGCCGTCGGAGCGCGCCCTCAAGGAAGCGCCCTCAGGCGGTGTTGCTATGCGACGCCACGGGCGCGCAGCGCGTCGGCGAGCTCGTCGGCGTGCTTGAGGCTCAGCACGAGCATGGGAACGACGAAGGCGCGAAGCCGCAGCCTCCCGGTTCGCGCACGCTGCGCATCCAGCAGTTGCCGCGACAGTGAGGCGAGCACGGGGATCGTGGTGACGGCGAGCGCGATCGTGAGACTGACCTGCGCGGTCGGCACCCCGATCCGCTCGAGCGGGGAGAGCATGGCAGTCAGCGTGTCGAGCAGTTCGCTCATCGGCGTCGTGAGGGTCAGCAGTGCAGCGAGCAGCACCACCAGGGTGACGCGCAGCGTATTCGCGAGGGCCTCCGGAATCGGCAGGAACACGAGTTGCGAGGCAACCAGCAGCAGCACGAGCCATCGGATGCCGACCATCTGCCGACCGAGCTCGCGCCAGCCGAGTCCCGCGACGAGGAACCCGACGACGACTGCGGCCGCCGCCCCGCCGAGCCCCGGCCACCACGCACCGAAGAACGAGATCGCGACCGCGATCGCCGCGAGACCAGCCAGCTTGACCCACGCGGGGGAGCGGTGGAGCGGCGAGGTGCCGGCCCGGTAGAGGGCGATCACGGGCCGCCGCCGTCTCCGCCACGGTCAGGATGCTGGTGGGCGTCGATCGAATCGAGTTCCGCCTCGTAGGCGGCGATCTCGGCGGCGGGGTCGCCGACCGAGGCGAGGGTGCCGCCGCGGAAGCGCAGTGCGACGTCGCAGCGGGCCGCGAGGGCCAGGTCGTGGGTTACGAGTACGACGGGTGGCGTGGCCGGGTCGAGCAGCAGGCGCGCGATCCGTCTGGCGTTCGCGCCGTCGAGATAGGCGGTGGGCTCGTCGGCCACGAGGAAGGTCGGCTCGGCGACGAGCACCGCGGCAACGGCGAGCAGCTGCTTCTGCCCGCCCGAGAGGGTGTGCGCCGCTGCGTCTCGCAGCTCGGTGATCCCGACACGGGCGAGGGCGTCGTCGACACGCACCGGGATCTCGCGCCGGTGAACGCCGCGTCCCTTGAGCGTGAAAGCGACGTCTTCGGCCACGGTCGGCATGATGATCTGCACGTCGGGATTGCTGAACAGCAGTCCGCTCGCGCGTCGCAACGACGCTGCATCATCCACCGCGTCGAAGCCCGCCACGCGAAGCGAACCCCGCGTCGGCGCAACGAGACCTGTCGCGAGGCGCGCGAACGTCGTCTTGCCCGACCCGTTCGCGCCGATGACGGCGATACTGGCCGCCTCGACCGAGGCCGTGACATCCCGCAGGATCGTCGCCTCGCCGACCGTGAGCCCGAGCTCCCTCGCGTCGAGGCGAAGCAGGCCCGCCGTCACACCCGCGCCTCGCCGCGTGGACCCGGGTCGTGGCCACCAGGGGTCGTGCCGCTGCGCTCGCGCGCGCCCGCGCCGCGGGCGGCGCTCGGTGCGACCTCGCCGAACGCCCGCGGATAGGCGCGCCAGAGGGCCTGCACGACGACGACGGTGACGACGACCTTCACGAGGTCGCCCGGCAGGAAGACGAGCGACGACAGCGCGGTCTCGCCGAGTCCGAGTCCCGTGACGAGCGACTGCACGGGGATGCCGAACAGGTAGATGACGCCGATGCCGCCGACGACGCCCGCGATCGCCGTGCGCCACCATCGCGGCCTCGTCGACCCGGCGCGTGCGATGAGTCCGATGACGATGGCGCCGACCAGCCAGCCGATGAAGTACCCGGCGGTCGGTCCGACGAACACGCCGAGGCCGCCGCGGCCGCCGGAGAGGATCGGCAGGCCGACGGCGACGAGCACCTGCACGGTCGCGATCGACGCGGCGCCGCGCCACGGGCCGAGCACGGCTCCCGCGAGCATGACGCCGAGCGTCTGCGCGGTGATCGGCACGGCCCCGCCGAACAGCGGAATCGGACCCGGAAGCCCGAGCACGGCGATCAGGGCGGCGAAGACGGCGATGCGGGTGAGGTCGCTCGCCTCGAAGCTGCGCCGGCGTCGGGGCGAACGGGTTGGAGTCGATGGGGCGGATGCTGCAGTCACGTCGGTCGGGTCTCATTCGGTTCTGGCGGGCCGCCCACGGCGGCTGCAGGGCGGACGCACCTGAACAGTGTTCAGGTGCGTGCCAACACTCTATACACCGCCGAGCACGGACGCTCGCGAACACCTACGCTTACGAGCACGATGCCCACACGATCAGCGCGCACGCCGCACTCGGAGACCCGCCGGTCGCGCGTCGACGTGGTCACCGTCGCGGAACGCCTGCTCGATGAGGGCGGCCTTGCCGGCCTCACGATGCGCAACCTCGCGACGACCCTCGGCGTACAGCCGAGCGCGCTCTACTGGCATTTCCCCAACAAACAGGCGATCCTGGCCGCGGTCGCCGACTCGATCCTCGAACGGGCGGAACCTCCGGACCGGAGCGTTGCTGCCGCGGCGAGCGGCCAGCCGCGCCGCGAGCGTGCCGAGACGGCCGCCCTCACGCTGCGAGAGGCGCTGTTGGCCACGACCGACGGCGCGGAGGTGGTCGCGAGCACGCTCGCGCTTGACCTGGGGGACCGCCGTCCCGACGACGCGATCCGCGCCGCGCTCGTCAACGGCGGACGGGCGACGGAACGCGATGCCATCGCCGCGCGCACCATCACGACGTACCTGCTCGGCCACACGCAGCACTGGCAGCAGCGTCGCTTCGCCGAGCGGCTCGAGCTCATCGAGCGCTCGCCCGCCGACGAGCGCGCCGAGTTCCTCGAGGGCCTGCGGTTGCTCCTCGACGGTGCGCTGGCTCACGACGCCGAGCCCAACCCTCCTGCCGTAGACTAGGGAGGTTGCGCGTCGCCATTCCGAAGGCGACCGCGCAGCGCCGTTCACCGTCAGCCCGTCACCGCGCCTTCGCGCGAGACCAGTCGTCCACGAGGAGTTTCCGTGCTGGCCGTTCATGACCTCGAGATCACCGTGGGCGCGCGCACGCTCATGTCGGGCGTGAACTTCCGCGTCGCCGACGGCGACAAGATCGGGCTCGTCGGCCGCAACGGCGCCGGCAAGACGACCATGACGAAGGTGCTCGCCGGCGAGGGCGTTCCCTCGGGCGGCACGATCGACCGCGGGGGCGAGATCGGCTACCTCCCGCAGGATCCCCGCACCGGCGACCCGGAGATGACGGCGCGCACGCGCATCCTGGACGCGCGCGGCCTCGGCGAGGCGCGCGATCAGATGCTCAAGGCCGGCGAGGCCATGGCGGAGGCCGCGACCGACGCCGAGCGCGATCGTGCCATGAAGGCGTACGGGCGGGCCGACGACCGGTTCCACGCGCTCGGCGGCTATGCGGCCGAGGCGGAGGCGGCCGCAATCTCGAGCAACCTCGCGCTGCCCGACCGCATCCTCGACCAGCCGTTGAAGACGCTCTCGGGCGGCCAGCGGCGCCGCATCGAGCTCGCGCGCATCCTGTTCTCGGGCGCCGACACGATGTTGCTCGACGAGCCGACGAACCACCTCGACGCCGACTCGGTCTCGTGGTTGCGCGAGTTCCTCAAGGGCTACTCGGGCGGGCTCATCGTGATCTCGCACGATGTCGAGCTCGTGGGCGAGACGGTGAACCGCGTGTTCTACCTCGACGCGAATCGGCAGGCCATCGACATCTACAACATGGGGTGGAAGCACTACCTGCGCCAGCGCGAGGCCGACGAGGAGCGCCGCAAGAAGGAGCGCGCGAACATCGAGAAGAAGGCGACCGTGCTGCAGCAGCAGGCCGCCAAGTTCGGCGCGAAGGCCACGAAGGCGACCGCCGCGCACCAGATGCAGCGCCGCGCCGAGAAGATGCTCTCCGGCCTCGAGGACGTTCGTCAGGCCGACCGGGTCGCGAAGCTGCGCTTTCCGACCCCGGCGCCCTGCGGCCGCACCCCCCTGCGCGCGAGCAACCTCTCGAAGTCGTACGGCTCGCTCGAGATCTTCGCATCGGTCGACCTCGCCATCGACCGCGGCAGCCGCGTCGTGATCCTGGGCCTCAACGGCGCGGGCAAGACGACGCTGCTGCGGATGCTCGCCGGCGTCGATGACCCCGACACGGGGCAGATCGAGCCGGGCCACGGCCTGAAGATCGGCTACTACGCCCAGGAGCACGAGACGCTCGACGTCGGACGGAGCGTGCTGCAGAACATGGTGAGCGTCTCGTCGCACCTCACCGAGACCGAGGCGCGCAAGGTGCTCGGCTCGTTCCTCTTCACGGGCGACGACGTGCACAAGGCCGCCGGTGTGCTCTCCGGCGGCGAGAAGACGCGCCTCGCGCTCGCCATGCTCGTGGTGTCGAGCGCAAACGTGCTGCTGCTCGACGAGCCGACGAACAACCTCGATCCCGCGAGCCGCGAGCAGATCCTCGACGCGCTGAGCCACTACGAGGGATCGGTCGTGCTCGTCAGCCACGATGAGGGCGCGGTCGAGGCGCTGCATCCCGAACGCGTGCTCATCATGCCGGACGGCGTCGAGGACCACTGGAACCCGGACTACGCCGATCTCATCGCCATGAACTAGCGAGCGTGCTCGCGAGCCGCTGCAGCGCATTTCAGACGTGACGCTGCCGGTGGCGCGCGGCGCGCTCGCGGGCGCCACGCGCATCCGGTTCATGTCGGGTTCACCGGGGAACCGTCCAGCGGACATCGGCGACCGGGAAGGTGCACAGGACCCTTCCCTTCCTCCACTGCTCGGGAGATCGCCAGAATGTCCTCAACTCAACTCCGACGCGCTGGCGCGGCGCTGCTGGCCGTTCCTGTGGCCGCAGGGCTGTTCCTCGGCACGGCACTGCCCGCCGCGGCGGCCGAAACGGCCGACGACGCACAGCCCGACCACCTGGTCCTCACTCCTCCGCAGGACCCCTCGACCGGCCAGTCGTTCACGTGGCGCACGGGCGCCGACGTGATCGATGGCGCTGTCCACCTCCGCCCCGCCGGCAGCAGCGACGACTGGCAGGTGCACGAGGGCTACACGAATGAGCCGCTCGACGGTGAGGACGGCGTGCCCGTGCGGACGCATTCGGTCACCGTGCACGACCTGACGCCCGCCACCGAGTACGAGTACTACGTCGGCAACGCCGACGCTCAGAGCGAGACGTGGCGGTTCACGACCGCCTCGGCATCGGCCGACCCGTTCACGTTCCTCTACTTCGGTGACGCCCAGAACGAGCTCGATACCACCTGGCGCCCGGTCGTCGAAGCCGCCTACGAGCACTACCCCGACGCGGTCGGCACCGTCAACGCGGGCGATCTCATCAATCACTCCAACATGGGGGAGTGGACAGAGTGGTTCGACGGCATGGACGGCTACACGCAGACGACGAACGTGATCGCCGCGCCGGGCAACCACGAGTACAGCGACGACTCGTTCCTGCGCCACTGGAAGAGCAACTTCGAGTACCCGCCGAACGGCCCCACCTGGTCGGGCAATGAGGGCACGACCGCCGCTGAGCGCCAGGAGGCGGCCTACCTCGCCCACATGGCCGAGGTGATCGACGAGACGGCCTACTTCATCGACTACCAGGGTGTGCGGTTCATCACCCTCAACGCGAGCCGCAGCCAGGCTCGTGACCTGTTCACGCCGGACAATCTGCCCGCGTGCCTCATCGGTTGTCCCAACCCCACGCAGCTGTGGATCGACATGCAGGGTCAGTGGCTCGACGAGGTGCTCGCGACGAATCCCGGCAAGTGGTCGGTCGCGACCTTCCACCAGCCGGTCTTCTCGACCGCGATCGGCCGTGATGAGCGTGACCTGCGCGAGGCGTGGCTGCCCGTGTTCCAAAGCCGCAACATCGACCTCGTGCTCATGGGGCACGACCACACGTACGCCCGCGGCTACGTGAACACCGACGCCACGAGCACGCCGGGCGTAACCACCGGCCCCGTCTACGCCGTGTCGGTCGCCGGCCCGAAGTACTACGACCAGCAGCCCGAAGGCCA
This sequence is a window from Pseudoclavibacter endophyticus. Protein-coding genes within it:
- a CDS encoding energy-coupling factor transporter transmembrane component T family protein, producing the protein MIALYRAGTSPLHRSPAWVKLAGLAAIAVAISFFGAWWPGLGGAAAAVVVGFLVAGLGWRELGRQMVGIRWLVLLLVASQLVFLPIPEALANTLRVTLVVLLAALLTLTTPMSELLDTLTAMLSPLERIGVPTAQVSLTIALAVTTIPVLASLSRQLLDAQRARTGRLRLRAFVVPMLVLSLKHADELADALRARGVA
- a CDS encoding energy-coupling factor ABC transporter ATP-binding protein yields the protein MTAGLLRLDARELGLTVGEATILRDVTASVEAASIAVIGANGSGKTTFARLATGLVAPTRGSLRVAGFDAVDDAASLRRASGLLFSNPDVQIIMPTVAEDVAFTLKGRGVHRREIPVRVDDALARVGITELRDAAAHTLSGGQKQLLAVAAVLVAEPTFLVADEPTAYLDGANARRIARLLLDPATPPVVLVTHDLALAARCDVALRFRGGTLASVGDPAAEIAAYEAELDSIDAHQHPDRGGDGGGP
- a CDS encoding biotin transporter BioY; protein product: MTAASAPSTPTRSPRRRRSFEASDLTRIAVFAALIAVLGLPGPIPLFGGAVPITAQTLGVMLAGAVLGPWRGAASIATVQVLVAVGLPILSGGRGGLGVFVGPTAGYFIGWLVGAIVIGLIARAGSTRPRWWRTAIAGVVGGIGVIYLFGIPVQSLVTGLGLGETALSSLVFLPGDLVKVVVTVVVVQALWRAYPRAFGEVAPSAARGAGARERSGTTPGGHDPGPRGEARV
- a CDS encoding TetR family transcriptional regulator; the encoded protein is MPTRSARTPHSETRRSRVDVVTVAERLLDEGGLAGLTMRNLATTLGVQPSALYWHFPNKQAILAAVADSILERAEPPDRSVAAAASGQPRRERAETAALTLREALLATTDGAEVVASTLALDLGDRRPDDAIRAALVNGGRATERDAIAARTITTYLLGHTQHWQQRRFAERLELIERSPADERAEFLEGLRLLLDGALAHDAEPNPPAVD
- the abc-f gene encoding ribosomal protection-like ABC-F family protein, which translates into the protein MLAVHDLEITVGARTLMSGVNFRVADGDKIGLVGRNGAGKTTMTKVLAGEGVPSGGTIDRGGEIGYLPQDPRTGDPEMTARTRILDARGLGEARDQMLKAGEAMAEAATDAERDRAMKAYGRADDRFHALGGYAAEAEAAAISSNLALPDRILDQPLKTLSGGQRRRIELARILFSGADTMLLDEPTNHLDADSVSWLREFLKGYSGGLIVISHDVELVGETVNRVFYLDANRQAIDIYNMGWKHYLRQREADEERRKKERANIEKKATVLQQQAAKFGAKATKATAAHQMQRRAEKMLSGLEDVRQADRVAKLRFPTPAPCGRTPLRASNLSKSYGSLEIFASVDLAIDRGSRVVILGLNGAGKTTLLRMLAGVDDPDTGQIEPGHGLKIGYYAQEHETLDVGRSVLQNMVSVSSHLTETEARKVLGSFLFTGDDVHKAAGVLSGGEKTRLALAMLVVSSANVLLLDEPTNNLDPASREQILDALSHYEGSVVLVSHDEGAVEALHPERVLIMPDGVEDHWNPDYADLIAMN